A region from the Aegilops tauschii subsp. strangulata cultivar AL8/78 chromosome 5, Aet v6.0, whole genome shotgun sequence genome encodes:
- the LOC109786101 gene encoding uncharacterized protein, whose amino-acid sequence MSKHMGKGGLGVILRDHAGAFRAASCHVILTATDPGMVELLACKKAIELARRVGVGKLHLECDSAGVLSMLNNQEKNLSAAGPTVEDVKLRLKEFDECRVSWVSRSANAAADRLAKVGMGDELNSVWLSSPPDCILHIVSDEIPAFS is encoded by the coding sequence ATGTCGAAGCATATGGGGAAAGGAGGCCTTGGCGTCATCCTGCGTGACCACGCGGGGGCGTTCCGAGCGGCTTCATGTCATGTCATTTTGACAGCGACCGACCCGGGGATGGTGGAACTTCTGGCATGCAAGAAGGCGATCGAGCTGGCGAGAAGAGTTGGGGTTGGCAAGCTCCACCTTGAGTGTGATTCGGCAGGAGTGTTGTCCATGCTGAATAACCAGGAGAAGAATCTCTCTGCCGCAGGACCAACTGTCGAGGACGTCAAGTTGAGACTGAAGGAATTTGATGAGTGTAGAGTTTCGTGGGTTAGCCGTAGTGCGAACGCCGCCGCTGATAGATTAGCTAAGGTGGGAATGGGAGATGAGTTGAACTCGGTGTGGCTCTCATCACCGCCAGACTGCATTTTGCATATTGTTTCGGACGAGATTCCAGCATTTTCTTAA